From a region of the Castanea sativa cultivar Marrone di Chiusa Pesio chromosome 10, ASM4071231v1 genome:
- the LOC142613778 gene encoding putative aspartic proteinase GIP2, with product MAISIQYILFSTFLLFLIAPPSLAQQSSRPKALVVPVSKDATTLQYITRINQRTPLVPISLVVDLGGQFLWVDCEHNYVSSTYHPARCNSTQCSLARASGCGDCFSAPKPGCNNNTCGVTPDNAVTHTATSGELATDAVSVQSTNGSNPGRVVTVPRFLFSCAPTFLLKGLASGVSGMAGLGRTRIAFPLQFASAFSFHRKFAICLSSTTSSASPGVMFYGDGPYVLLPNIDASQSLKYTPLFINPVSTASVYSQGEPSAEYFIGVKSINVSEKVVPINTKLLSIDSKGFGGTKISTVNPYTVLETSIYNALTKAFINEAAARNITRVASVAPFDVCFSSKNVFSTILGPSVPTIYLVLQNENVYWSIFGANSMVQVSDNVLCLGFVNGGKNPRTSIVIGGYQLENNLLQFDLATSRLGFSSLLFGRRTTCSNFNFTSNP from the coding sequence ATGGCTATCTCTATTCAATACATCCTCTTCTCTACCTTCTTATTATTCCTCATTGCTCCTCCTTCTTTAGCTCAACAATCTTCCAGGCCAAAAGCACTTGTTGTTCCAGTCTCCAAAGATGCCACCACTCTTCAATACATTACACGTATTAACCAAAGAACCCCACTTGTTCCAATAAGCTTAGTGGTTGACCTCGGTGGCCAATTTTTGTGGGTTGATTGTGAGCACAATTATGTGTCCTCAACATACCACCCGGCCCGTTGCAACTCAACCCAATGCTCACTTGCTAGAGCCAGTGGCTGTGGGGATTGCTTCTCAGCCCCTAAGCCAGGTTGCAACAACAATACATGTGGTGTCACACCTGACAACGCCGTGACACACACCGCCACCAGCGGTGAACTTGCCACGGATGCTGTGTCGGTCCAATCAACCAACGGGTCAAACCCGGGCCGGGTTGTGACCGTGCCACGGTTCCTTTTCTCATGTGCACCTACTTTCCTATTGAAAGGTCTTGCTAGTGGGGTTTCTGGCATGGCTGGACTAGGCAGGACTAGAATTGCATTCCCTTTACAATTTGCTTCTGCCTTTAGCTTCCATAGGAAATTTGCAATTTGCTTATCATCCACAACTTCATCCGCATCGCCAGGAGTTATGTTCTATGGTGATGGGCCTTATGTACTACTTCCTAACATTGATGCCTCTCAATCCCTCAAATACACCCCACTATTTATCAACCCTGTAAGCACAGCCTCAGTCTATTCACAAGGAGAGCCCTCAGCTGAGTATTTTATTGGTGTGAAATCTATCAATGTAAGTGAAAAAGTTGTCCcaataaacacaaaattgcTCTCAATTGATAGTAAAGGTTTTGGTGGGACTAAGATTAGCACTGTCAACCCTTACACTGTCTTAGAGACTTCCATCTACAATGCATTGACTAAGGCTTTTATCAATGAGGCTGCTGCCAGGAACATTACTAGGGTGGCTTCCGTGGCACCATTCGACGTGTGTTTCAGCTCAAAGAACGTGTTTAGCACAATTCTTGGGCCTTCTGTGCCTACGATCTATCTTGTGCTGCAGAATGAGAATGTGTACTGGAGCATATTTGGTGCTAACTCTATGGTACAGGTTAGTGACAATGTGTTGTGCCTCGGATTTGTAAATGGAGGTAAAAATCCCAGGACTTCAATTGTTATTGGAGGGTACCAGTTGGAGAACAATCTCTTGCAGTTTGATTTGGCAACATCAAGGCTAGGCTTTAGCTCTCTTCTCTTTGGTAGACGAACTACATGCTCAAACTTCAACTTCACCTCCAACCCCTAG
- the LOC142613407 gene encoding small nuclear ribonucleoprotein SmD1a-like, which translates to MKLVRFLMKLNNETVSIELKNGTVVHGTITGVDISMNTHLKTVKLTLKGKNPVTLDHLSVRGNNIRYYILPDSLNLETLLVEETPRVKPKKPTAGRPLGRGRGRGRGRGRGRGGR; encoded by the exons ATGAAGCTCGTTAg GTTTTTGATGAAGCTGAACAACGAGACCGTTTCGATCGAGCTCAAAAACGGCACTGTCGTTCACGGCACCAtcacag GTGTTGATATCAGTATGAATACACATTTGAAGACGGTGAAACTTACGTTGAAGGGAAAAAATCCAGTGACGCTGGATCATCTCAGTGTGAGGGGTAACAATATTCGATATTACATCCTTCCTGACAGCTTGAATCTCGAGACTTTACTGGTTGAAGAGACGCCTAGGGTTAAGCCCAAGAAGCCTACTGCCG GGAGGCCTTTGGGACGTGGACGTGGCCGTGGACGTGGACGCGGGCGTGGACGTGGTGGTCGTTAA
- the LOC142611796 gene encoding uncharacterized protein LOC142611796 — protein MAKKPVKYYVVDAFTESAFKGNPAAVCLLEEEDQRGEKWFQVVAAEFNISTTCYLTHLTHSDSPTPQFHIRWFSPVAELQLCGHATLAAAHTIFTSSFMNSSIVEFVTVSGIVTARRVPEIKTTDGLNSQNGKSHESFLIELNFPTTPMTDLNSAEVSTISNALNGASVIDIKRTTAKDDIVVILPSGQAVEELQPQFDAIRKCPGRGMIISGVAPLGSGFDYYYRYFGPKIGINEDPVTGSANCALTPYWSKKLGKCDLVAYAASPRGGVLNIHLDEQNQTVLLQGKAITVMEGSLLV, from the exons ATGGCAAAGAAACCTGTCAAGTACTATGTG GTGGACGCGTTCACTGAGTCAGCGTTCAAGGGGAACCCGGCAGCTGTATGTTTGTTAGAGGAAGAAGATCAAAGGGGCGAGAAGTGGTTTCAAGTGGTGGCAGCCGAGTTCAACATCTCCACTACGTGTTACTTGACTCACCTCACTCACTCTGACTCACCCACTCCTCAGTTCCATATCAGATGGTTCAGCCCCGTAGCTGAG CTTCAGCTTTGTGGTCATGCCACATTGGCTGCTGCACACACAATCTTTACTTCTAGTTTTATGAATTCTAGCATTGTGGAATTTGTCACTGTATCCGGAATTGTAACTGCTAGAAGGGTTCCCGAAATCAAAACAACCGATGGTTTGAATTCTCAGAATGGCAAATcacatgagagctttcttattgaattgaattttccTACCACCCCAATGACTGATTTAAATTCTGCTGAGGTTTCAACAATTTCCAATGCCCTGAATGGTGCTTCTGTGATTGATATAAAGAGGACAACTGCTAAAGATGATATCGTT GTCATTCTCCCATCAGGACAAGCTGTTGAAGAACTACAGCCACAGTTTGATGCAATACGCAAATGTCCAGGAAGGGGGATGATTATTTCAGGGGTTGCTCCCCTAGGGTCTGGATTTGACTATTACTATCGATATTTCGGCCCAAAAATTGGGATCAATGAG GATCCTGTAACTGGGAGTGCAAATTGTGCCTTAACACCATACTGGAGCAAAAAACTGGGGAAGTGTGATTTGGTTGCTTATGCG GCATCACCTAGAGGTGGAGTGCTAAACATACATTTAGACGAACAAAACCAAACAGTGCTTCTGCAAGGAAAAGCCATTACTGTCATGGAAGGGTCTCTTCTAGTTTAG
- the LOC142612196 gene encoding uncharacterized protein LOC142612196, translated as MEYYHPYVMDPHIATQTYVFRLPCLKCQRRVRQLLSKLHGVYSIEVDGESGRVKVTTEIDPHTLAERLEGICNRRELPCATMHIPSPHPVPNHNTHVAATNNPNGQEQFRDFQLAELQELAKLERLKNVELVQSRTLKMTFNDYKEGHANASFGDVQGEKKDGPKLKAAKAAGSSHCEASSSYGGGGGGCENLNCNAMKNLPHHHTFIIEFIKPPPSPPSNHVPQPQGYPPYGYPPRGQPQGPPTSQPFNAHYSDVSCGDMQKCIVM; from the exons ATGGAGTACTACCACCCATATGTAATGGACCCCCATATTGCTACTCAG ACTTACGTTTTCAGACTACCTTGTCTGAAATGTCAAAGGAGGGTGAGGCAATTGTTGTCAAAACTTCATG GAGTGTATTCTATTGAGGTTGATGGAGAATCTGGGAGAGTAAAAGTTACAACTGAAATAGATCCTCACACACTTGCTGAACGTCTTGAAGGAATATGTAACAGAAGAGAGCTACCATGTGCAACGATGCATATTCCATCACCACACCCTGTGCCTAACCATAACACACATGTTGCAGCTACTAATAACCCAAATGGACAAGAGCAATTCAGAGATTTCCAATTAGCAGAACTTCAAGAATTGGCTAAACTTGAGAGATTGAAAAACGTGGAGCTTGTTCAATCTAGGACATTGAAAATGACATTTAATGATTACAAAGAGGGTCATGCAAATGCATCTTTTGGTGATGTTCAAGGTGAAAAGAAGGATGGGCCTAAGCTTAAGGCTGCAAAAGCTGCTGGCTCAAGTCATTGTGAGGCTTCTTCTAgctatggtggtggtggtggtggctgtgaAAATCTTAACTGTAATGCAATGAAAAACTTGCCCCATCATCATACTTTTATAATTGAATTCATtaaaccaccaccatcaccaccaagCAATCATGTTCCACAGCCACAGGGTTATCCACCATATGGATATCCACCACGGGGACAACCCCAAGGTCCTCCCACATCACAACCATTCAATGCTCACTATTCTGATGTGTCATGTGGTGACATGCAAAAATGCATAGTGATGTGA